A region from the Linepithema humile isolate Giens D197 chromosome 1, Lhum_UNIL_v1.0, whole genome shotgun sequence genome encodes:
- the LOC105680084 gene encoding fatty acid synthase-like: MNSNKKSTVIDVESEDDIVISGIAGRFPKSDNVNQLQENLFNKVDLGSDEERRWNHGKIFFDLPQRMGLINNIEKFDADYFEIPFNKVHFMDPMSRMLMEHTYEAIVDAGINPKDLSGTKTGIFIGICASESENTWFFEKPQVAAAFESYKTLNANRMSYWLNITGPSCTLDSACSSSLFALECAYRSIRSGQCDAAIVGCVNLCLNPYIALQFARLGILAPDGFCKPFTNDANGYMRSETIGVAFLQKAKVAKRIYATVVYAKTNCDGYKEQGITFPSSKMQQTLLEEFYNECGISPTCLGYMEAHGTGTYVGDPEEINALEQVFCKNRQTPLLIGSIKSNLGHSEGASSMCQIAKVIIAMETGLIPPNINFTQLRKGVKAFEDGSIRVVTNTTPWTSGFMGINSFGFGGANCHILMRSNTKDKINKGAPNDNLPRLVVLSGRTEQAVESFLNEIENRPIDVEYVRLLHDLYADELKNHPYRGYVIVESKTPIKAAKEIQYYSSERRPICFVFSGIGSQWIGMGQALLRFPVFSKTIEKCDTILKMLGMYIIDILTSKHKDTFNDILNSLVGITVMQVGLIDLLRSVNIVPDFVVGHSIGELCCAYATGNFTLEQVILSSYYIGLGLKETKKINCAMMNIGLSYENVKNICPPDIEIIYSNSQNTCSISGLKKSVKTFTKQLEANNVFTEEVNCCDIPLHTRYLLPARATILAYLNRIIPQTMTPNQIWQSLFDNAKLSCAEYFTNNLTSAVSFDKTAQLIPRNAVILEIAPDAILQSVMKELFDATSIMLLQRNHEDNVKVFLRGLGKMYNSGLQPQLANLYPTVKFPVSRSTAMISPSIKWNHSEDWYVTCHKMQMRLCNGERMVEVALNDEDYEYMSGHVIDGRQLLPATGYIMLVWETMGLLKSLSYSEMPIVFENVKFIRATHFPKEGPVYLTIMVQKATGKFEVMEGDNAVVTGTVREPTDITKEKLPRQFLNQEDDNEEEVMNTKDIYKELRLRGYQYAGIFRGLKSSSTTGKQGHIAWMYNWVTFMDNMLQMKILGIDTRSLHVPTEIQKLVIDTKLHIQQIRNAAANDYQLPVRVYKTYDAVVSGGVEIRGIKATSINRRKLAGEPVLEEYRFIAHRDGAEVSWREGVMLSTHLALEYHQVIKVNIIELIEDDDKVEADEIASPLFIDILNDLPSLQPNITLVTRTDRFDCLTLPSKITVSQSKKLSNDDNAVLITGYNLFTKNKSKTLKEILPVLQNNGFLLTREQSFTKDDIVTAEKYNLAVVLEKRTQKEHIILLKKREQSTRKTEVIHVNNYEFSWLEQLKSILNAEIESRNAAKIILVSDKDSECGLLGLVNCLRREPGGESIRGVFIQDETAPEFSLHELLYAEQLRIDLIINVLRPGKTWGSYRHLPLSPLTPKLVYHAFVNQLMSGDLSSFRWIEGPITPDYKENNLVHIAYSSINFKDVMIASGKLTEDGFHSTRGRLEDCMVGMEYVGVNNTGQRVMGIWENRSISNMCTSAKYLCWNVPDEWSMEDAATVPCAYGTCCYGLIVKANMKKRDTVLIHSGTGAVGQAAIHLAHHKGCEIFTTVGTPEKRKFIRDTFPFIPENHIGNSRDNSFEQMIFNQTNGRGVDIVLNSLAEEKLQTSIRCLAKGGRFLEIGKYDFMVNNLLNLSMLSKGISFYSIMLDNVYTAPEKLKKCLNMVVAINLANKAIQPIARKIFKKDEVEAAFRYMAAGKHIGKIIIKIHEKDESMSAPILALPRYYCLSNKSYIILGGLGGFGLELADWLVVRGAQNLVFISRVGVRNGYQQMKIDLWKSYGVKVLIISNVDVSDVKDCEYMLKSAEKLAPVDAIFNLAVVLNDKICRNQTVETFQEPFKAKAWATKNLDHLTRKICPQLRHFVVFSSVSCGRGNAGQTNYGMANSIMERICERRVQEGLHGLAVQWGAVGDVGLVADMQDNDKEMVIGGTLQQKITSCIAKLEDFLLQKQPIVASMVVAEKRLNTFGASSIVETVANIMNLKDMSTVAHHMPLSELGMDSMMAVEIKQTLEREYEIFLSAQDIRNLNFAKLAKIFEKDMKNEELTEITGMKLLIRISGDDQLIPDVCIKLSTKKSTTESEIFLLPGIEGCANVFDLLVPKIEGSATCLQYNTHNIGTDLTSIKDITNCLLEHILSREQKLPQNFVLVGYSYGSIIAIELAQKLEEMNLKGRLILIDGAPEHIKAMTNITCPFTALDEFQNNVLLGIMDLFQPAASGKFVLELDKCTNTNWDEKLEIFLKHVSSAYSEVLIDKRKALCTTMYKHLIGLHEYDVTQVPKIESPIILLKPTTYSLLFPQEDYGLHKITKGKIEIHYVEGTHMTIMDNDKIVAAINETINSIEPIKSMQI; encoded by the exons ATGaactcaaataaaaaatccacGGTCATTGATGTCGAATCTGAAGATGACATCGTTATTTCTGGCATCGCCGGTAGATTTCCTAAATCTGACAATGTTAACCAActtcaagaaaatttatttaacaaagtgGATCTTGGATCAGATGAGGAACGACGATGGAATCATGGTAAAATCTTCTTCG ATCTGCCTCAACGTATGGGActgattaataatatcgaaAAGTTCGATgcagattattttgaaattcccTTCAACAAAGTCCATTTCATGGATCCTATGAGTAGGATGCTCATGGAGCATACGTATGAAGCTATCGTCGATGCAGGAATAAATCCGAAAGATTTATCTGGAACAAAAACTGGAATTTTTATCGGAATATGTGCGTCGGAGTCGGAGAACACTTGGTTTTTTGAAAAACCACAG GTAGCTGCAGCTTTCGAAAGTTACAAAACTCTAAACGCAAATCGGATGTCTTACTGGTTAAATATAACAGGACCATCTTGCACACTCGATTCCGCATGCAGCTCAAGTCTCTTCGCTTTAGAGTGCGCTTATAGAAGTATCCGGTCAGGACAGTGTGACGCTGCCATTGTCGGCTGTGTAAATCTCTGCCTTAATCCTTATATAGCATTGCAGTTTGCGCGACTCG gAATTTTAGCACCTGACGGATTCTGCAAACCTTTTACCAACGATGCAAACGGTTACATGCGTAGCGAGACAATCGGAGtcgcatttttacaaaaagcaaAGGTGGCTAAGAGAATTTATGCAACCGTCGTCTATGCGAAAACTAATTGTGATGGATACAAAGAACAAGGCATTACTTTCCCGTCGAGCAAAATGCAGCAAACTTTACTGGAAGAGTTTTACAATGAATGCGGTATTTCACCGACTTGCTTAGGCTACATGGAGGCTCACGGCACCGGCACTTATGTTGGCGATCCAGAAGAAATCAATGCACTCGAGCAGGTTTTCTGCAAGAACAGGCAAACTCCTCTATTAATCGGCTCTATCAAATCAAACTTGGGCCATTCTGAAGGTGCTAGTAGCATGTGTCAAATTGCTaag GTGATAATTGCAATGGAAACTGGCTTAATCCCGCCGAATATAAACTTCACACAATTACGGAAAGGTGTTAAGGCTTTTGAAGATGGAAGCATACGCGTGGTGACCAACACAACACCGTGGACTTCTGGATTTATGGGTATCAATTCGTTCGGTTTTGGTGGAGCCAATTGCCACATCTTGATGCGAAGTAAcacaaaagataaaatcaaCAAAGGAGCTCCGAATGATAATCTGCCCAGACTCGTTGTCCTGTCTGGACGTACCGAACAAGCAGTTGAATCATTTCTAAATgag ATCGAGAACCGGCCGATAGACGTCGAATATGTACGGCTATTGCATGATCTTTACGCTGACGAGTTGAAAAATCATCCTTACAGAGGATACGTGATTGTCGAATCTAAAACGCCGATCAAAGCGgcaaaagaaatacaatattattcaagTGAAAGAAGACCGATTTGTTTTGTGTTCTCCGGAATTGGATCGCAATGGATTGGCATGG GTCAAGCGCTACTGCGATTCCCAGTATTTTCCAAAACCATAGAAAAATGCGAtacgattttaaaaatgcttGGAATGTATATCATTGACATATTAACGAGTAAacataaagatacttttaaCGACATATTAAATTCACTTGTGGGCATCACCGTAATGcag gTGGGATTAATCGATCTCTTAAGATCCGTAAATATCGTGCCAGATTTTGTCGTTGGTCATTCAATTGGTGAACTCTGCTGCGCATATGCGACTGGTAATTTCACCCTTGAACAAGTGATTTTATCTTCGTATTACATAGGATTGGGATTgaaggaaacaaaaaaaattaactgcgCGATGATGAATATCGGTCTCAGTTATGAGAATGTGAAGAACATATGCCCACCAgatatcgaaataatttacagCAACAGTCAAAATACTTGCTCCATAAGCGGtctaaaaaaatcagtaaaaacatttacaaaacaattagag gCCAATAATGTATTTACTGAGGAAGTCAACTGCTGCGATATTCCTCTGCATACTCGTTATCTCCTCCCCGCGAGAGCCACGATTCTGGCTTACTTAAATCGAATAATACCGCAAACAATGACTCCCAATCAGATATGGCAAAGTTTATTTGACAACGCAAAATTGTCCTGCGCTGAATATTTCAcgaataatttaacaagtGCTGTATCTTTTGATAAAACCGCGCAATTGATTCCCAGAAACGCAGTGATTCTTGAAATCGCTCCAGATGCAATTCTTCAGAGTGTTATGAAAGAACTGTTCGACGCAACCAGCATCATGTTACTTCAGCGTAATCACGAAGATAACGTCAAAGTATTTTTGCGAGGTCTAGGAAAAATGTACAACAGTGGCTTGCAACCGCAATTAGCAAATCTATATCCGACCGTAAAATTTCCTGTTAGTCGTTCCACGGCGATGATCTCGCCGTCAATCAA ATGGAATCATTCCGAGGACTGGTACGTAACATGTCATAAAATGCAGATGAGACTCTGTAACGGAGAAAGGATGGTTGAAGTTGCGCTAAATGATGAAGATTACGAATATATGAGCGGTCATGTGATTGACGGAAGACAGTTATTGCCGGCTACTGGATATATCATGCTAGTTTGGGAAACGATGGGTTTGTTGAAAAGTCTATCGTATTCAGAGATGCCGATCGTATTTGAAAATGTCAAGTTCATTCGGGCAACGCATTTTCCGAAAGAAGGACCCGTGTATCTAACAATAATGGTGCAGAAAg CAACTGGAAAGTTTGAAGTCATGGAAGGAGATAATGCCGTTGTGACTGGCACTGTGCGTGAACCGACAGATATTACCAAAGAAAAGTTACCgagacaatttttaaatcaagagGACGACAATGAGGAGGAAGTAATGAACACAAAAGATATCTACAAGGAACTCAGATTACGCGGATATCAATACGCCGGCATATTTCGGGGTTTGAAGAGTTCGTCGACTACGGGAAAACAAGGGCACATAGCTTGGATGTACAATTGGGTAACATTTATGGATAATATGCTGCAAATGAAAATTCTCGGGATAGACACGAGGAGTCTTCACGTTCCCACGGAAATACAAAAGTTGGTAATCGATACAAAACTTCACATACAGCAAATACGGAACGCAGCAGCAAACGATTATC aGCTTCCTGTGCGTGTGTACAAAACCTACGACGCGGTAGTATCCGGCGGTGTGGAAATTCGCGGAATCAAAGCTACTTCCATAAATCGTCGGAAGCTAGCGGGGGAGCCCGTTCTCGAGGAGTACAGATTCATAGCTCATCGCGACGGAGCCGAGGTTTCATGGCGGGAAGGCGTGATGCTGTCGACGCATCTCGCTCTGGAATATCATCAagtgataaaagtaaatattatcgaATTGATCGAAGATGATGACAAAGTAGAAGCAGATGAAATAGCATCACCATTGTTTATCGATATCTTGAATGATTTACCGTCGCTTCAACCAAACATTACTCTGGTGACCAGAACCGATCGCTTCGATTGCCTTACTCTTCCTTCGAAAATCACAGTTTCGCAATCAAAGAAGTTGTCGAATGACGATAATGCGGTATTAATCACAGGATACAATTTGTTCACGAAGAACAAGAGCAAAAccttaaaagaaattttgccgGTGTTACAAAACAATGGATTCTTATTGACACGAGAACAGTCCTTCACGAAAGACGACATTGTGACTGCCGAAAAGTACAATTTAGCAGTAGTACTTGAGAAACGCACGCAGAAAGAGCACATTATACTGTTAAAGAAGAGAGAACAGTCGACAAGGAAAACTGAAGTTATTCACGTAAACAATTATGAGTTCTCTTGGTTAGAGCAGCTAAAATCGATCTTGAACGCGGAAATCGAATCGAGAAAcgctgcaaaaataattttggtcAGCGACAAAGATTCGGAATGCGGCTTGTTGGGCCTCGTCAATTGCTTGAGGAGAGAACCAGGTGGCGAATCGATCAGAGGAGTGTTTATTCAAGACGAAACTGCACCGGAATTTTCTTTGCACGAGTTATTATACGCGGAGCAGCTCCGGATCGATCTTATCATAAATGTCTTGCGTCCGGGTAAAACATGGGGTTCATATAGACATCTTCCGTTATCGCCGCTGACACCGAAACTCGTGTACCACGCATTTGtcaatcaattg ATGAGCGGTGATTTGAGTTCATTTCGCTGGATAGAGGGTCCGATTACACCGGATTATAAGGAAAATAATCTCGTTCACATAGCTTACTCGTCTATCAATTTCAAAGATGTAATGATAGCATCCGGCAAACTTACAGAAGATGGTTTCCATTCAACTCGTGGACGTCTCGAGGATTGTATGGTGGGTATGGAATATGTCGGCGTCAATAATACTGGACAGAGAGTGATGGGAATTTGGGAAAACAG ATCCATATCAAATATGTGCACATCCGCCAAATACTTATGCTGGAATGTTCCTGACGAGTGGAGCATGGAAGACGCTGCAACGGTTCCGTGCGCTTACGGTACGTGCTGTTACGGATTAATCGTCAAggcaaatatgaaaaagagagacaCGGTACTTATCCACTCCGGTACCGGTGCCGTGGGCCAAGCTGCGATTCATCTTGCGCATCACAAAGGTTGCGAGATATTCACCACCGTTGGCACTCCGGAAAAGCGAAAGTTTATCAGAGACACGTTCCCGTTCATCCCAGAAAATCACATTGGAAATTCGCGCGACAACAGTTTTGAGCAAATGATATTTAATCAGACCAACGGCCGTGGCGTGGACATTGTATTGAACTCGCTCGCCGAAGAGAAACTCCAGACGTCCATCCGTTGCCTGGCGAAGGGCGGGCGTTTTCTGGAAATAGGCAAATACGATTTTATGGTCAATAATTTGTTGAACCTGTCGATGCTTTCGAAAGGAATTTCATTTTACAGCATTATGTTGGATAATGTATACACAGCTCcggaaaaactaaaaaaatgtttgaacaTGGTAGTGGCCATAAATCTTGCGAATAAAGCTATTCAACCGATTGCCAGAAAGATTTTCAAAAAGGATGAAGTGGAGGCTGCATTCAGATACATGGCAGCTGGAAAGCATATAGGAAAG ataatcataaaaatacacgAAAAAGATGAATCTATGAGCGCACCCATTCTTGCACTTCCACGTTATTACTGTCTATCGAACAAATCGTACATCATCTTAGGCGGCTTGGGTGGCTTCGGCTTAGAATTAGCCGACTGGCTGGTTGTTCGTGGCGCTCAGAATCTGGTGTTCATCTCGCGCGTCGGAGTAAGAAACGGATATCAGCAGATGAAGATCGATCTGTGGAAATCTTACGGAGTGAAAGTGCTAATCATATCGAACGTCGATGTATCGGACGTCAAAGATTGCGAATATATGCTGAAATCGGCAGAAAAACTGGCACCGGTGGACGCTATATTCAACCTGGCTGTGGTattgaatgataaaatttgcCGGAATCAAACTGTAGAGACGTTTCAGGAGCCCTTCAAAGCGAAAGCTTGGGCCACGAAGAACTTGGATCATTTGACCAGAAAAATATGTCCTCAGCTTCGTCACTTTGTTGTGTTCTCTTCGGTATCTTGCGGCAGAGGAAATGCCGGACAGACCAATTACGGCATGGCAAATTCCATCATGGAGAGAATTTGCGAGAGACGAGTGCAAGAGGGTCTGCATGGACTAGCGGTTCAATGGGGTGCGGTCGGCGATGTCGGCCTCGTGGCTGATATGCAAGACAACGACAAAGAAATGGTTATCGGCGGCACTTTGCAGCAAAAGATAACTTCCTGCATCGCGAAACTCGAGgactttttgttacaaaaacagCCTATAGTGGCGAGCATGGTTGTAGCCGAGAAGCGGTTGAACACTTTTGGCGCATCCAGTATTGTCGAAACTGTGGCCAATATTATGA atctGAAGGACATGAGTACCGTGGCTCATCACATGCCTTTGTCCGAGCTTGGAATGGACTCGATGATGGCCGTGGAAATTAAACAGACCTTGGAACGGGAGTATGAGATTTTTCTTTCCGCGCAGGATATTCGCAATCTCAATTTCGCTAAGCTCGccaaaatatttgagaaagataTGAAGAACGAGGAACTCACCGAGATAACAGGAATGAAATTACTCATTCGCATATCAGGCGATGATCAATTGATACCCGATGTTTGTATAAAGCTTTCGACGAAAAAAAGCACGACGGAAAGCGAAATATTCCTATTGCCAGGTATAGAGGGTTGTGCAAACGTCTTTGATTTGCTGGTGCCAAAAATCGAAGGTTCAGCGACGTGTTTGCAATACAACACGCATAACATCGGCACAGACttaacatcaataaaagaTATCACTAATTGCCTTTTAGAG CACATTTTGAGCAGAGAACAAAAATTGCCACAGAATTTTGTACTAGTCGGCTATTCGTATGGATCGATAATTGCTATTGAATTAGCGCAGAAGTTAGAAGAAATGAATCTCAAAGGCCGATTGATACTCATCGATGGAGCACCCGAGCATATAAAGGCAATGACTAATATAACTTGTCCTTTTACTGCGTTAGATGAATTCCAGAATAATGTTCTTTTGGGTATAATGGATTTGTTTCAACCAGCAGCTAGTGGAAAG TTTGTGTTGGAGTTGGACAAATGTACTAATACTAATTGGGACGAaaagttagaaatttttttgaaacatgtTTCTTCGGCTTATTCAGAAGTACTGATTGACAAAAGAAAAGCCTTGTGCACAACAATGTATAAGCATTTGATCGGTCTTCATGAATACGATGTGACACAAGTACCGAAAATCGAATCACCTATAATACTTCTGAAGCCCACGACATATTCGTTACTGTTTCCTCAAGAAGACTATGGCTTGCACAag ATTACTAaaggaaaaatagaaatacacTATGTTGAAGGCACTCACATGACAATAATGGACAATGACAAAATCGTTGCTGcaattaatgaaacaattaattCCATCGAACCTATTAAAAGCATGCAAATATAA